The genome window GCGAGCCGCCGCAGCTCCTCGTGGGTCGCGGTGGTGTCGCCGTCGATCCCCCACCACGTCTCGCGGTCGAGGACGCCGCCGCCCGCGAACAGCACGGTGTCGACATCGGGGCAGACCAGGTGCCCGCCGAGCTCGATGTCGTCGCCGGTGTTGGCGACGACCGCGGTCTCGGCCGGGTCCCATACCCGGGCCGCGCCGTCGAGGAGCTTCGGCGTGCCCGTCCCCCCGGCGAGGAAGGTTACCATACCGGCGCAAGGCGACCCCCGGATTTGTATCCTCGCCTCCGCGCTCGACGAGCCGGATCGAGGCGAGGTCGACGGCGTCATTTATAAGTCACCGACGACGCGCCATCGATCTCCGCGGTCGGCGCGTGCCTCCGAGTGGCCGCCTTTGGCGGCCGCGAGGAGCACGCGCGAGGGAGTCGGCCGACTGGAGCGAAGCGGAGGGAGGCCGACGAGGCTGGGGAGGCGTGAGGTGCGGTCGCTGTGCGGGGCGGGACTCGAAGGGGCAGCCGCGAGGCCGCCGTAGGCGACGTAAGCACCGTAGGGAGCGAGTGAAACGAGCGACTGAGGAGCGCAGCGAGCGTACGGCGGCCTCACGGCTGGGGCTTCGGCGGTGTTCGTCGGCGATCCGCCAGTAGCCATTTATAAGCTCGCGGCTGGGGATTTGGGGGAGTTCGCCGCCGATCCACTGTCAGTTATTTATAAGCGAGCGGCTGGGGCTTCGGCGGTGTTCGCCGCTGATCTGCGGCATCTCATTTATAAGCGATCGACCGGGACTTTAGACGTGGTCGCCGCCATCCCCTAAAAAACCGGTTCGACGGAATACACCTGAGAGTCGACACCGAAACGAGATCTGAAAAATACCGAAACCGATCAGGTGGCGATCCGACGAAATTCGACCGGAGCTCCGCTTACGCCAGCTCGTCGATCTTGTCGACGACGGCGTCCGCGAACTCGCTGGTCGCGAGCTTCTCGCCGCCCTCGATCTGCCGGTGGAGGTCGTAGGTGACCTTCCCGGAGGCGATGGTCTCCTCGACGGCGTCGCGCACGAGGTCCGCGGCGTCCGACCAGCCGAGGTAGTCGAGCATCTCGCGGCCCGAGAGGATCATCGCGGTGGGGTTCACCTTGTCCTCGCCGGCGTACTTGGGCGCGGAGCCGTGGACCGGCTCGGCGAGGCAGCGGCCGTGACCGAAGTTGGCGCCGGGCGCGATGCCGAGGCCGCCGATCTGCGCGCCGGCGGCGTCGGACATGTAGTCGCCGTTGAGGTTCATCGTCGCGATGACCTCGTACTCGTCCGTGCGGGTCAGCAGCTGCTGGAGCATGTTGTCCGCGATGCGGTCCTTCACGACGAGGGTGCCGTCAGGCCGCTCGCCGTCGTGCTCCTCCCAGAGCTGGTCTTCGGTGATGACGTCCTCGCCGTACTCCTCCTCGGCGACCTCGTAGCCCCAGTCGCGGAACGCGCCCTCGGTGAACTTCATGATGTTCCCCTTGTGGACGAGGGTGACCGAGTCGCGGTCGTTGGCGAGCGCGTAGTCGATCGCCTCGCGGACGAGGCGCTTCGAGCCGAACTCGGAGATGGGCTTGACGCCGATGCCGACCGGGCCGTCGTGGATGACGTCCGCGATGCCCATGTCGTCTTCGAGGAAGTCGCGTACCTGCTCGACCTCGTCGGTGCCGGCCTCCCACTCGACGCCCGCGTAGACGTCTTCGGTGTTCTCGCGGAAGGTGACCATGTCCATCTCCTCGGGGTTCTTGACGGGCGACGGGACGCCTTCGAGGTGGTAGGTCGGGCGGACGTTCGCGTACAGGTCGAGCGTCTGCCGGAGCGCGACGTTCAGCGAGCGGAACCCGGCGCCGACCGGCGTCGTCAGCGGCCCCTTGATCGCGACGCGGTGGTTGCGGATCGCCGAGACGGTGTCCTCGGGCAGGTTCTCGTCGTACTTCTCGCGGGCGCTCTCGCCCGCGTAGACGCGCATCCACGCGATGGATCGGCCCGTCGCCTCGGCGGCGGCGTCGAGCACCTGCTGCGCGGCCGGCCCGACGTCGGTGCCGATCCCGTCGCCGTGGATGATCGGAACGATCGGATTAGACGGGACGTTCAGCTCGCCGGTCTCCTCGTCGGCGAGCGTGATGGCTTCGCCGTCGTCGGGGACGTCGACCTTATCGTAGCTCATGAACGTTCGTGGATTCAGTTGGGCCCCTAAAGTGCCTGCCGTTTTCGGCGTGAGCGTCGCGCTCGCAGCGCTTGCCGGTTCTCGACCGCGGGTACGTTCCGAACCGGTCGCCGCCCTCCCGGCCTCAGACCGGCTCCACCTCGACGTCGAACATCGACCGCCAGCGGTAGCGGCGCCCGCCCCAGACGAACGTCCGACGCGCGAGTGCGTACGCCATCAGCGGCGGGGCGAGCAGGACCCCGGGCGCCGCGAGCAGGAACGTCGCCCGAGAGATTCCGAACCGGGCGTACGCGGCGCCCGCCAGCGCGGTGACGAGCGCGACGCCTGCGAACGGCGCGAACAGACAGAGCGCGGCCATCGCGACGCCGAAGACGGCGTTGAACGCGGTCGCCCGCGGCGCGTGGTACCGGGTGATCGTGAAGAATCGGACGAACCGCTCCAGCGAGCCGCGGAGCGAGCCGCCGGCCTCGACGTAGCGCGTCCGGTCCGCCGCCGACACGTCGAGGTGTTCGGTGAGCGTCCCGTCGTCGCTGACGGTCCGACGGAGGTCGCGACGGAACGCCGCCTCTCCGTCGCGGAGGTCGTCCCGCTCGAATATCACCGCGCCGCCCCACGCGACCCCGGCCGCGAACACCGCGAGCGTCCCGCCGATGACGTACGCCGGCTCGAACAGCCGGGCGAGGGGGTCCTCCCCGACGAACACCGGCACCTCCGTGGTCGGCCCCCGCCGGTCGTAGTCCGCGTCGAGCGTCGCCAGCCAGTCGGCGGGATGGTGAAAGTCGTCGTCGGTCCACGCGATCCGGTCGTTCGCGGCCGCCTCCATCCCGGCCGCAATGGCGTTCGCCTTCCCGGAGCAGCCCGCCGGCTCGCCGGCGATCACGACCCGGACCCGGTCCGGGAGGTCGCCGCGCCGGTCCGCTACGGGGTCGTCCGGGGTGTCGCAGATCACGAGCAGTTCGTCGGCCGCGGGGTCGCCGTCGAACTCGCCGCCCTCGTCCCCGTTCTCGCCGGCGAACGCCTCCGGGCCGCGCAGCTGCCCGACCATCTCGTCGCACGCGTCGGTCCAGCGGACGGTCGGGAGCAGGACCGACACCGGCGTCGGCCCCGTCGACGATGCGGTCGGCTCCGAATCGGTCACGCCGTGCGCTTCGTCCGGTTCACGGATAAACGACCACGGTCGAGCCGCGGCTCACGACTCCGGACAGGGGCGCGTCCCGAGCTCGTCGACTCGGGTCTCCCCGGTCTCGACGTCGACGTCGACCGCCGAGACCGAGACGGACCGGACCGACCCGCCGTCGCCCGCCGCGGCGAACCCCGCCGCGCGGTCGCAGAGGTGCGCGAGCAGCGGGTCGACGCGGTCCGGATCGGGGTCGTCCGCGAGCAGCGTGAGGAACTTCCGCCAGCGCGCGGTGGGGTACGCGCGGGCGTCCGAGGGCGGGCGGTCGCGAGCGACGCGGTCGCCGTACAAGGCGTCGATCCGGTCGCCGTCGGCGGTCGTCGCGGTCGCCATAACGAGCGCGTCGGTCGCGGGCGGCCTCGGCGCGAACATGTCCCAGCCGCTCTCCGTCGGATCGGACACCGACGCGACCGCCTCGGGCGTCTCGACGAGCCCGAGTGCCATCCCGTTCCACGCGACGAGCGCGACGAGGAGGACCGCGGCGACGACCGGGGCCGCCGGCGCAATCCGATCGCGGATCCCCCCGACCGAGCCGCCGCCGTTGGAGGTGCCTTCGGGCACCAACCGACGCGCTGTGTAGTCCCCGAAGCGGTCGGCCGCCGGAGCGGCCGCCCCCTCGATCCGGTCCCAGACGAACGGCGGGAAGAACGGCACCAGGGCGGTCACGGAGATCACCGAGAAGACGCCGATCTGGAGCGTGAACGCCATCGAGAGGTGCGCCGCGAACAGCGCCCCCGCGAGCGCGGCCCGGACCCGCCCCGCGGCCGCGACGAGCAGCGGCGAGGCGACGACGAGCGCGAGCCAGCCGTAGGTCGCCGCCGAGAGCAGCGCCGGCCACTCGGGAACGAGCCCGCCGAGCGGGCCGTGGAGGTAGGTGAGCCGGAAGACGCGTTCGACCGCCTCGCCCGCGGGCCACGTCGTCCCGCGGAGCTTGACGACCGCGTTCGAGACGTACACGACGACGACGAGCGTCAGGAGGAGCGCCGAAGCGGGACCGGCGACGCGGTCG of Halorubrum trapanicum contains these proteins:
- a CDS encoding HTTM domain-containing protein; amino-acid sequence: MTTADAAGADAGSRAVSRLRAALRRRLGIDPRALAAFRIALGVVLLVDLALRARNLGAFYTDAGALPRAALAEAYPLAARLSLHAVSGESWAVSLLFLLAAVAAAALAIGYRTRLATAVSLALLASLQARNPFVLNAGDTLLVYLLGAGLLCPLGARWSVDAVRRRGSSESTGTGAVDRVAGPASALLLTLVVVVYVSNAVVKLRGTTWPAGEAVERVFRLTYLHGPLGGLVPEWPALLSAATYGWLALVVASPLLVAAAGRVRAALAGALFAAHLSMAFTLQIGVFSVISVTALVPFFPPFVWDRIEGAAAPAADRFGDYTARRLVPEGTSNGGGSVGGIRDRIAPAAPVVAAVLLVALVAWNGMALGLVETPEAVASVSDPTESGWDMFAPRPPATDALVMATATTADGDRIDALYGDRVARDRPPSDARAYPTARWRKFLTLLADDPDPDRVDPLLAHLCDRAAGFAAAGDGGSVRSVSVSAVDVDVETGETRVDELGTRPCPES
- a CDS encoding glycosyltransferase; the encoded protein is MTDSEPTASSTGPTPVSVLLPTVRWTDACDEMVGQLRGPEAFAGENGDEGGEFDGDPAADELLVICDTPDDPVADRRGDLPDRVRVVIAGEPAGCSGKANAIAAGMEAAANDRIAWTDDDFHHPADWLATLDADYDRRGPTTEVPVFVGEDPLARLFEPAYVIGGTLAVFAAGVAWGGAVIFERDDLRDGEAAFRRDLRRTVSDDGTLTEHLDVSAADRTRYVEAGGSLRGSLERFVRFFTITRYHAPRATAFNAVFGVAMAALCLFAPFAGVALVTALAGAAYARFGISRATFLLAAPGVLLAPPLMAYALARRTFVWGGRRYRWRSMFDVEVEPV
- the icd gene encoding isocitrate dehydrogenase (NADP(+)), which produces MSYDKVDVPDDGEAITLADEETGELNVPSNPIVPIIHGDGIGTDVGPAAQQVLDAAAEATGRSIAWMRVYAGESAREKYDENLPEDTVSAIRNHRVAIKGPLTTPVGAGFRSLNVALRQTLDLYANVRPTYHLEGVPSPVKNPEEMDMVTFRENTEDVYAGVEWEAGTDEVEQVRDFLEDDMGIADVIHDGPVGIGVKPISEFGSKRLVREAIDYALANDRDSVTLVHKGNIMKFTEGAFRDWGYEVAEEEYGEDVITEDQLWEEHDGERPDGTLVVKDRIADNMLQQLLTRTDEYEVIATMNLNGDYMSDAAGAQIGGLGIAPGANFGHGRCLAEPVHGSAPKYAGEDKVNPTAMILSGREMLDYLGWSDAADLVRDAVEETIASGKVTYDLHRQIEGGEKLATSEFADAVVDKIDELA